AACAATAATAATGATAAGTTGAATGGAGAATCCGTTTGGAATTCCAAATAAGTACGTGAGTCCCCCGTTAATTTGAAGTGTACCGACACCAAGAGAGACCGCAACACCAACGACTGTGGCGAAGACTGCGAGAACATCAATGATCGTTCCAAGCCATCCATCCACCTTATCTCCAAAGATTGGACGTAATGTTTTAGAGATTAGACCATTCTCCTCTTTACGAAATGCTGCATAAGCTAATGCAAGCGCAACTACTCCGTACGCTGCCCAAGCGTGAATCCCCCAGTGCATGATCGTCGCACGCATTGCTTCGAGTGCTTGATCTTTTCCACCTTCACCAGTTGAAGGATTCACCATGTGACTAATTGGTTCAGACGCACCATAGAACACTAAACCAATTCCCATTCCTGCACTAAATAACATCGCTAACCAAGAAATCGTCCTGAATTCTGGCTTTTCATCGGGCTTACCGAGCTTTAATTTTCCGATAGGACTGAGCGATAAAAAGATACAGAAAAAGATAAATCCTGTCATAATAATCATATAGTACCAGCCGAGATTGACTGAAATTGCATTCGCTATTTTTCCAGCAATATTTCCAAACTCCTCTGGGAAAAATACACCTATCAATACAAGCAGAAGGACGACTACTACAGAGACTTTAAATACATTTGTTAACCGTTTACCTTCATTGTCTGTCAAAATTTTCTCTCCTTTTGTAATTTTATAACATACTATTATAAGACATTTAACATCTGGTGAGTCAAGAAGAACTCTTATTTTATTCTTTTTTAAAGCATCACACCTTACATTTCGATATGATAATATTATAAATATCCAAATTTATTTTTATAACCGAAAAGAGGTCAACACATATGGCATACGTTGCTGAAACTGAAATCCAATTATTATATGCAGATACGGACATGATGGGTGTCATGTACCATGGAAATTATATAAAATGGCTAGAGCTTGGTAGAATTCAATTAATTGAAGATCTCGGGTTTAGTTATGTTGAAATGGAAAAAGAAGGGTTCGTTGCACCGATTCACAACGTCAATATTACGTACAAAAATCCGATTATATACGGCGACCGTGCATTTGTACGTACGTGGGTAGAAAAGAACACCGGAATTCGCGTGACGTACGGATTCGAAATCGTCAATGAAGCACGTGAAACGTGTGCGGACGGTGAAGTGACATGTATCGTCGGTAAAAAGACAGAAACTGGTTTTCGTCCAGTAAACTTTAAAAAGGCGTACCCAGAATGGTTTAACAAGTACGAAGAAATAAAAGTAAAATAATAAAAACACGTGCGTCTCTATGGTGAGACACACGTGTTTTATTCTTCTAGCGTTAAACCATTTCGCTCGAAAATGAATTTATGCTTATTAAAACTAATTTTCCCGTCACTCATTTCAGCGCGTTCATTTACGATACCCTCTTTAATAAGTGCGCGGAGTTTTTTATCATCATAAAGGATGACCATCTTTTGAGTGATTGTATCATCACCATTCACTGTAAAGTCAAACTTCACAGTCCCTCGTGGTAATTTTTCATATTTTTCTTTTAGTTTTTGTTTTTCATCTTGTAATGACTCTCTCGCGTCTTTTGTCGTCTCATAGCCCCAGTATTTTAAAGGTGCGGTCGTTTCGTAAATCTCTTTTGTTACCACATTGTCTTTATGATATACCGTCACTGTACGATTATACTCTTCAAATGTTCCAGTGAATACGGACTTTTTAGAAGACACACATGCAGTGAGCACGAGTACTAGAGCGAGTAAAGTTATTATTTTAATAATCTTCAATATAAGCACATACCTTTTAACATTGTACGTGTTATATCGTAACATAAATTGCTTATATACGAACAGCTATTACGCTGTTGATAAAACACACACAATCGATTATTCCTGTTCTTTTAGACCGTCTGCTTCGTATTGTTCTTTCGTTTCTTTAAAACTTACTGTTGACGCTGATTTATCACCATCAAGGAAACCAACTTCGATTAATCCTTGAACATTTTCAGGTGTTGTATAATCTAAGTCAAATGTCATGATGATTGCTTGTTTTTCTTCATCGACTTCGACATTCACTTTAACAGCTCCGTCGGGTGCGTTACTTGCAAGTCTTTCATATGTTTCTCTTTGAACCTCTGCTGCTTCTTTTGCTTCATCGTCATTTTCGATACCGCCTGCTTCATAAGACAACTCATATACGAGATGCTCTGACTGTATATCGTCACCTTCAACGACTACTGTTGACTGAACGTCCATGTCGTCAATCGTCCCTGTAAACACGTGATCTGATGGACCTTTATTACATGCAACAAGTACTATAACCATTAAAGATAATAGTATCGTTCTTAGTTTCATTATTAAAATCTCCCTTTTTCATTTCTATCTATTATACGATAAAATATTATGTATTAGAATAAGTCCAGAAGAACTTATCCTTTTTCAGTATTACCGCATCTTATTTTACTTCTTTCAAGCCACCCGATTTACTAAGAGTTTCTACTGTTTGTGAATGGCTTACAAAATCTGTACCATTGTAACCTGCCGTTACTACATTCGCATCTGCTAATGCTTTAACATTTTCAGGAGAATCGTAGTTTACGATGTGGAAAACTTTTATCATTTCACTTTCTTCATCGTTAACAATTTCAACACTTGCTATATCCTTAGGAACTCCGTTTAATGCTTTTTCAAACTCTTTACTCTTTTCTTCTATCAATTGTTCTGCATCTTTTTTATTTTCAACATTTATATCTTTGTATGCAACTTCAGACATCTGTACTTCATAGAGTATTTGATCTTTCTCAGTATCTACGACATACATTTTATAAAAATCTTCTACATCATTACTTGCTTCATAATAATACTTGTCGTATTTCTCAACATCTTTTTTATCAGCAACGAGTAGTACTTTTTCGTCTAGCGCTTTTTTATCTATGTTAGAATTTGAAGCAGAATCATCTTCAATCACTCCAAGCTCTTTTAATGACTCGATGAATGACTCATAGCTGACAGTTTCTTCTGTTCCATTACCCTCAACGATATCATACGCTATAAATGTTTGGACGTTCTCTGGGTCAGAGTAGTTATAGAACTTATCATACTTTAAAGCTTTTTCGTCTGGAAGGTTTTCTGCAGTCACTTTTGCGACGTCATCCGGAAGGTCTGATAGTAATTGATCATGATAGGCATTTTCTTGATCAACAAGTTGATTGGCTTCTTCTTCATTTTTTAAGTCATAGTATTCATACGGGATTTTTTCAACTTGATGTAGAGTTAAAAGAATATCATTTTCTTTGTCTGCAGTAATCTCAATATCTACTTCAATACCATCAACGACATTTGAGTAGTGTTCTGTCGTCACTTCACCTTTAGTAGCGTCTTTTTGTAGCGTATCTGTTTGATTACTTGTATTTTCTTTTGCATTATCTTTTTTTGTTTCATTTTCTTTTGACGTATTTTCTTGAGTCGTTTCTTCAGTTTTTTCATCTTTTTTAGCTGAAGTATCTTCGACTTTGTCATCGGTCGGTGACTGACATGCAGTTAACATCACTATAGCAGCAGATAAAAATAATAGCTTCGCTTTCATGATTACTTACCTCTTTCTAAAATACTCAAAATTTTAAGCGTTTTTATTTTTTACAAATCGAATAAGCGAGTTTACACACTCTTTAAAAGAAAATAGTCCTCCTCTGTCCTAGATTTGAATGACATACATCGCATCACGTATCTCTTTTGTGATTACTTTCGTTCTCCATTCTCTTCTATAACCGAGACACGCACATATAAATGTGACGCCATTCTCTATAAAGTTATGACGAAAATGAATATGGCCTGAAACGCTATATCGAATATCATATTCATTATAAAAATCATCATATTTTGTTGTACCCATAAATGCATTATAATAATCGAATATTTTATGAGGCATCGGCACACGGAACTTTTTATTTGTTGCAACATGTGTAACGAGGATGATTTTTTTATCTTTCACTTTTTCGAGATCTTTCTTTGTAAGTTCTGCAAAATAGTTCGCAACGTCTACATCTGAGATTTTAAAGTCAATATTAAACTTATCCTGCCAATGACCACCTTTAAACGCGCGACGCTCTAACTCCTCATAAGAAAATCTTTCGCTCGCAAACGAATAATCATACCACGCAGGACTCCCGACAATTGCCCACTCATCGTTAATAATATACGGTTTCTCCAAGAGAGAATTCGGCTGGTGCTTAAAATAATCGTAAATCTCCCACGACGACTTATCATCTCCGCTCGCATTCCAAAAATCATGGTTCCCGGGGATAAAAATCACCTTCACACCCGTCACACCTTCAATCGCTTGAGTAAACTGCTGTGACTTTATATGATCATTCGAAATATCGCCCGCGATAATGAGTAAATCAAGCGAAAGACGGCGCACCTCATTAGAAACCTCACGTAGAAACGTCGATTCGTTAATTTCATCATTATGATATCTATCAACATGTAAATCAGAAATTACACCAATTTTCATAAACATCGTCTCCAAAATTGTATATAGGGATAGTGTAGCAAAGAAGTGCTATAAAATTACAGAAATGAAAAAGAAGCTAACTGGATGTTAGCTTCTGAATATATTATTTTTTAGTTCTAAATATATCTAATGGTTTTCCATCACGGGTTTTCCATTCCATCCAGCCGTTATTTTGGTTGCCGATAATTACAAAGCCTGCTGTTGATGGTGACGTACAAATGACATCTTCTTGTAAAATATTATCAACTATATGCGCGAGTCTTCTTGTTTCATTTAAATGTGAGGTATCTCCATCCGGTGCACAAAGGCTTCCTTTTAACACTGTAAAGACACCGTCTTCAACACGAGCTATACCCCTTACTTCACCGAAACCTCTTACTCTTCTATTTAATACGTATTCACCATCAGGGATAAGTGAAGTATCTCTTTTCATTTCTACTTCTTTAGTTGCATCATCAAATGTCTCTTCTTTAGACTTTTCTATAGGAAATACTTGTCTGCCTTCAAATGATGAAAGTAATTGAATGACTAAATCAATATCCAAAGCATATAGTTCTGAATTAGAAACTTTACTCTTTTTAAAAATATCATCTAGCAGTACTTCTTTTGCATGATAATCTTCAACTTCAATAGCGAACTTTCTGTCTAAAGCGACGACGTTAAAATATCCATTCCGTTCAAGAAAGTTCATACGATTTTCGAAGTTATCAACGCCTGTCTTACCGATTTTAACTAGACCTGGGACAGCTGTCGACATCACGTAAATAATCCCTCTATCGATTGTACTCACTCCTTACCTTTCATATAGCGGTGCGATTTCTTTAATGTATACGTCTTTTAAATTTTCTTTCAGCTTACGACGATATTTCATAGGTTTTACAGCATCTTCGTTTCTTGATTTATATGCTTGATAATCTCTTGATTTAATCAAGTCATTTTCTCCTAATTGATTATCTGAAGAGACTTTAAAGTTATCGACGACAAACATTAAATCGTTCTCGTCTACAGCGTACTTATACGCAAAGTTTTTTACAACACTCTCTTTTTCTTCTTCTTTCAGTTGTTCAAAAAGAATCAGAACGTCTTCTTTATCATATTTCTCTGGATTTTGTTTAATATTTTTCCAAAGTTCTTCAACGAGATACCCGAGTTTTTCATTCGACTGTTTTAAATCTGAAATGTATGATTCAATTTCTGACTGTTTTGCTTCGACTCGTTCTTTTGATTCATCTTGAGTAATACGACTTTCCATTACACTTTGAATAAGCCCTAATATATATTCATGGTTGACTGTATCTTTTGAAACTGAATTTATTTCGTATGCAATGTCGATGATGATA
Above is a genomic segment from Nosocomiicoccus massiliensis containing:
- a CDS encoding acyl-CoA thioesterase, coding for MAYVAETEIQLLYADTDMMGVMYHGNYIKWLELGRIQLIEDLGFSYVEMEKEGFVAPIHNVNITYKNPIIYGDRAFVRTWVEKNTGIRVTYGFEIVNEARETCADGEVTCIVGKKTETGFRPVNFKKAYPEWFNKYEEIKVK
- a CDS encoding DUF1307 domain-containing protein, translated to MKIIKIITLLALVLVLTACVSSKKSVFTGTFEEYNRTVTVYHKDNVVTKEIYETTAPLKYWGYETTKDARESLQDEKQKLKEKYEKLPRGTVKFDFTVNGDDTITQKMVILYDDKKLRALIKEGIVNERAEMSDGKISFNKHKFIFERNGLTLEE
- a CDS encoding DUF1307 domain-containing protein — protein: MKLRTILLSLMVIVLVACNKGPSDHVFTGTIDDMDVQSTVVVEGDDIQSEHLVYELSYEAGGIENDDEAKEAAEVQRETYERLASNAPDGAVKVNVEVDEEKQAIIMTFDLDYTTPENVQGLIEVGFLDGDKSASTVSFKETKEQYEADGLKEQE
- a CDS encoding metallophosphoesterase, with amino-acid sequence MKIGVISDLHVDRYHNDEINESTFLREVSNEVRRLSLDLLIIAGDISNDHIKSQQFTQAIEGVTGVKVIFIPGNHDFWNASGDDKSSWEIYDYFKHQPNSLLEKPYIINDEWAIVGSPAWYDYSFASERFSYEELERRAFKGGHWQDKFNIDFKISDVDVANYFAELTKKDLEKVKDKKIILVTHVATNKKFRVPMPHKIFDYYNAFMGTTKYDDFYNEYDIRYSVSGHIHFRHNFIENGVTFICACLGYRREWRTKVITKEIRDAMYVIQI
- a CDS encoding DUF4357 domain-containing protein is translated as MSTIDRGIIYVMSTAVPGLVKIGKTGVDNFENRMNFLERNGYFNVVALDRKFAIEVEDYHAKEVLLDDIFKKSKVSNSELYALDIDLVIQLLSSFEGRQVFPIEKSKEETFDDATKEVEMKRDTSLIPDGEYVLNRRVRGFGEVRGIARVEDGVFTVLKGSLCAPDGDTSHLNETRRLAHIVDNILQEDVICTSPSTAGFVIIGNQNNGWMEWKTRDGKPLDIFRTKK